A section of the Humulus lupulus chromosome 2, drHumLupu1.1, whole genome shotgun sequence genome encodes:
- the LOC133819091 gene encoding uncharacterized protein LOC133819091, with protein MPFPMKIQPLNIDPESVREPVVRTDSAKPVLKSRFRRLFDRQFPSVLRNSSTEKPTSVNGEPTQYKDGGATEFEPSSVCLAKMVQNFIEESNEKQPAPPPPKCGRNRCNCFNANSNDSSDDEFDVFGFGDSTTSGSYGGDVSDILKSLIPCASVAERNLLADTAKIVEKNKNHKRKDDLIKIVTEGLSSLGYDSTICKSKWEKSSSFPAGEYEYIDVIVQGERLLIDIDFRSEFEIARSTGAYKAILQSLPYIFVGKSDRLGQIVSIVSEAAKQSLKKKGMHFPPWRKAEYMRAKWLSPNSRNDPIAISVPESEKAKSDAEAHEDGFSDCGELELIFGEKSLSSENDTGGEVAAVASPADDKKSSEPVMVAWQPPAIKPKSVERGTKVVTGLASLLK; from the exons ATGCCATTTCCGATGAAGATACAACCTCTTAATATTGATCCCGAGTCGGTTAGGGAACCTGTGGTTCGAACCGATTCAGCTAAACCGGTGTTGAAATCGCGGTTCAGGAGGCTCTTTGACCGCCAGTTCCCGAGCGTCCTGAGGAATTCTTCAACAGAAAAGCCTACTAGTGTTAATGGCGAACCAACTCAGTACAAAGATGGAGGAGCGACTGAGTTCGAACCGAGTTCGGTTTGCTTGGCCAAGATGGTTCAGAATTTCATCGAGGAGAGCAACGAGAAGCAACCAGCTCCACCTCCACCCAAATGCGGCCGTAACCGCTGCAATTGCTTCAATGCGAATAGCAACGACAGCTCCGATGACGAGTTCGACGTCTTCGGTTTCGGAGATTCCACCACATCCGGATCGTACGGCGGCGACGTCTCTGACATCCTCAAG AGTTTAATTCCTTGCGCGAGCGTAGCTGAGAGAAATCTGTTGGCCGATACTGCTAAGATCGTTGAGAAGAACAAAAATCACAAACGAAAAGACGATTTGATAAAGATTGTCACCGAAGGACTCTCTTCTCTGGGCTACGATTCCACCATCTGTAAATCCAAATGGGAAAAATCTTCTTCATTCCCAGCTG GTGAATATGAGTACATAGATGTGATCGTACAAGGCGAGAGGTTATTGATAGACATAGATTTCAGATCAGAGTTCGAGATAGCTAGATCCACCGGTGCTTACAAGGCTATCCTCCAATCTCTGCCGTACATCTTCGTCGGAAAATCTGACCGTCTCGGTCAAATAGTCTCCATCGTTTCTGAGGCAGCCAAACAGAGTCTTAAGAAGAAAGGAATGCACTTCCCTCCATGGCGGAAGGCCGAGTACATGAGAGCCAAATGGCTCTCTCCTAACTCCAGAAACGACCCCATCGCCATCTCTGTGCCGGAATCGGAGAAGGCCAAGTCCGACGCCGAGGCTCACGAAGACGGGTTTAGCGATTGCGGTGAATTGGAGCTGATTTTCGGCGAGAAGAGCTTGTCGTCCGAGAACGATACCGGTGGAGAAGTCGCCGCCGTAGCTTCTCCAGCGGATGATAAAAAATCGTCGGAGCCGGTGATGGTGGCGTGGCAGCCACCGGCGATTAAGCCGAAGAGTGTAGAGAGAGGAACTAAGGTCGTTACCGGATTAGCTTCTCTACTCAAATAA
- the LOC133815285 gene encoding uncharacterized protein LOC133815285 codes for MEDNEARNSEVSLEDQYMNISLENEEEEDLIYDQGVEDLSEVDARWCLVGRFLTDRCFDFQAMQHKMASLWRPGRGVYVKELEQNRYLFQFYHEVDISRVMEGSPWTFDRVPLVFERLKVGENPRAMVLNRLHFWVQLHGMTPGFMSERMVRDIGNRIGDFVESDLNNFNGVWRDYMRIRVLLNVDLPVKRKMNIKNQNGQICCVQFKYEDLTTFCFICGILGHSERFCEKIFDTPQHLLVKLYGLGIKAAPRRRNHTIGSQWLRQ; via the coding sequence ATGGAAGACAATGAAGCCCGTAATAGTGAAGTAAGCCTGGAGGATCAATACATGAACATCTCACTAGAAAATGAAGAGGAGGAGGATCTGATATATGATCAAGGAGTGGAAGATTTATCTGAAGTCGATGCTAGATGGTGCTTGGTTGGTCGCTTTCTCACAGACAGATGTTTTGACTTTCAGGCGATGCAACACAAAATGGCGTCGTTGTGGAGACCGGGACGGGGGGTATACGTTAAGGAGCTTGAGCAGAACCGGTATCTTTTTCAGTTCTACCATGAGGTAGATATATCACGTGTGATGGAAGGCAGTCCCTGGACTTTCGATCGGGTCCCGTTGGTTTTTGAGCGTCTAAAAGTAGGAGAGAATCCACGGGCTATGGTTTTGAACAGGTTACACTTTTGGGTGCAACTTCATGGCATGACTCCGGGGTTTATGTCGGAACGCATGGTACGGGATATTGGTAATCGTATTGGAGATTTCGTGGAATCCGACTTAAACAATTTTAATGGTGTTTGGCGTGATTATATGCGCATTCGGGTTTTGCTAAATGTGGATCTCCCTGTGAAGCGGAAAATGAATATCAAGAACCAAAATGGGCAGATTTGTTGTGTACAGTTTAAGTATGAAGATTTGACTACGTTCTGCTTCATCTGCGGCATACTTGGTCATTCTGAACGTTTTTGTGAAAAAATCTTCGATACTCCTCAGCATCTTCTCGTCAAACTGTATGGTCTAGGCATAAAGGCTGCACCTCGACGTCGGAACCATACTATTGGCTCACAGTGGCTACGGCAATGA